In a genomic window of Dehalococcoidia bacterium:
- a CDS encoding carboxymuconolactone decarboxylase family protein yields MARLPYITRREDLPPEHRGAWDAIAAKRGHVARPFQLLLHSPQMAARVASIGEYARFLSGALDGITRELAILATTRYWKAQYPFTHHVHLARLAGVREEAIQAIKNGTAPKGLTPVEALPVRFAQSLLRRRQVSDALWQEAVRRLGTQGVVDLTVTIGYYTLLSLWMLAAQVELEPDMPPELP; encoded by the coding sequence ATGGCCCGTTTGCCTTACATCACCCGTCGGGAGGACCTGCCCCCCGAGCACCGGGGGGCGTGGGACGCCATCGCCGCCAAGCGGGGGCACGTGGCCCGCCCCTTCCAACTGCTCCTGCACAGCCCCCAGATGGCGGCGCGGGTGGCCTCCATTGGGGAATATGCCCGTTTCCTTAGCGGCGCCCTGGACGGCATAACGCGGGAACTGGCCATCCTGGCCACCACCCGCTACTGGAAGGCCCAATACCCCTTCACCCACCATGTGCACCTGGCCCGTCTGGCGGGCGTGCGGGAGGAGGCCATCCAGGCCATCAAAAACGGCACCGCCCCCAAGGGGTTGACCCCTGTGGAGGCCCTCCCCGTTCGCTTCGCCCAGAGCCTCCTGCGCCGCCGCCAGGTCAGCGATGCCCTCTGGCAGGAGGCCGTCCGCCGCCTGGGGACGCAGGGCGTTGTGGACCTCACCGTTACCATCGGCTACTACACCCTGCTCTCCCTCTGGATGCTAGCTGCCCAGGTGGAACTGGAGCCCGACATGCCCCCCGAACTGCCCGA
- the moaC gene encoding cyclic pyranopterin monophosphate synthase MoaC, with translation MTHLDAQGHARQVEVGHKPQTLREAVAKVTVRMRPETLALVRRGGLEKGDALAVARLAGIAGAKMTPHLIPLCHPIPLTGVEVDIQVDEAQSAVHITATARAVWHTGVEMEALTGAACAALALYDMVKGVERGVRITDLRVVRKTGGQSGDVVLEGG, from the coding sequence CTGACCCACCTGGACGCCCAGGGGCACGCCCGCCAGGTGGAAGTGGGGCACAAGCCCCAGACCCTGCGGGAAGCGGTGGCCAAAGTTACCGTGCGCATGCGCCCCGAGACGCTGGCCCTGGTGCGGCGGGGGGGGCTGGAGAAGGGGGATGCTTTGGCGGTGGCGCGCCTGGCGGGTATCGCCGGGGCCAAAATGACCCCCCACCTGATCCCCCTGTGCCACCCTATCCCCCTGACGGGAGTGGAGGTGGACATCCAGGTGGACGAGGCGCAGAGTGCGGTGCACATCACGGCGACGGCACGGGCGGTCTGGCACACGGGGGTGGAGATGGAGGCGTTGACGGGGGCGGCGTGTGCAGCCTTGGCGCTGTACGATATGGTGAAGGGAGTGGAGCGGGGGGTGCGCATCACCGACCTGCGGGTGGTGCGCAAGACAGGGGGCCAGAGC